TTGTTGCAGCAGCTCTATGGTAAGGCGCACATCTTCGGCAGTAACCGGGTTTTTCTGCGTTTTACCGGTTTCATAGAAAGGCAAGGCCATAAAATGTATATGGCTATCTGGCAAACCGGCATAGCGGGCGCCGCTAATGGCTTCAGTTTTACGAATGAAGCCTTTTACGGTCAATATTTCTTTCGTATCCAGCTCATTAGGGTGTTTCTTTTCCAGAAAATCGCGCATGTTGCCATACAGCTTCTTCAGCTGGGTAGTGTCTTCGCCAATGCTTTGGTTAAAATCAATGGCAAACTCTACGTAACGCAACACATCATCATCCCAAACGGCAGTATTGCCAGATGTTTGATAGGCAACATGCACCTCATGCCCTTGATCAACGAGGCGGATGAATGTGCCGCCCATCGAGATCACATCATCATCAGGGTGCGGCGAAAAAATGACAGACCGCTTGCGGGCGGGCTCCCGGCGTTCCGGGCGCTGGCTATCGTCAGCATTGGGTTTGCCGCCTGGCCAACCGGTAATGGTATGCTGTATCCGGTTAAAAATATCAATGTTGATGTTGTATACCGGCCCCTGCTCTACCGCCAGTTGGGCCATGCCGTTGTTATTATAATCGTCTTCGGTCAGCTTCAAAATTGGTTTACCCACCTCTAATGCCAGCCAGATTACCGCCTTCTTTTTCAGCTGATTGGTCCACACGCAGTCTTTTACCAGCCATGGCGTATCAAAGCGGGTTAAGAGCGATGCGGCATCCTCATCCAGCACAAACTCTACATGATCGCTCAGTTGCAGGTAAGTGGCCGGTACTTCGCCGGATATTTCGCCTTCAACAGCTTTCTTAATAATCGGCGCCTTCTTTTTACTCCAGGCCATCAGGATAATCTCACGCGCCTTGAAGATGGTGCCGATACCCATAGTGATGGCTTTGGTAGGCACGTTCTCTTTACCACCAAAATCTCGCGCGGCGTCGCTGCGGGTCAGGTCGTCTAAGGTAACTAAACGGGTACCACTGTTGGGGGCCGATCCCGGCTCGTTAAAACCGATGTGACCGGTACGACCGATACCCAGAATTTGCAGATCCAGTCCGCCGGCTGCGGTTATCTTCTTTTCGTAATCCAGGCAAAAAGCCGGGATAGCGTCCAACGAGAGCGTACCATCGGGGATGTGGATATTGTTGCGATTAATATCAATATGATCAAACAATTGTTCGTTCATAAAACGCACATAGCTTTGTGCGGCACCGGGCTGCATGGGATAATACTCGTCGAGGTTAAAGGTGATGACGTTTTGAAACGATAACCCCTCCTCTTTGTGCAGACGGATCAGCTCATTGTAAACGCCGATGGGAGTAACGCCGGTAGCGAGACCTAATACTGCATTCTGATTGTTTTGCTGTTTGTTGCGAATAACGCCAGCAATGCGTTGGGCAACTTTAGCAACTGCTTCCTTTTGATTGGGGTAAACGGTAACGGCCAGTTTTTCGTAGCGGGTTTCCTCCAATAAGTTTAATCTTGCCATACGTAATTTGGTTTATTGGGAGCAGCAAATATAGGGTTTTGTAACATACACGATACACTTGCAAGATTGGCTACAACTCCACTATCCCCCTAAATGCGTCGTTTTTCAACCATTGATGTTTAAACAGGCATATTAATGTGAATAAGATGGATAAATGAATGAAGAAATCGCACTCGTTTGTGGATCTGTACTGATTCATAACAATGAAACCCATTATTGGTTTCTCCGCTGGAAGTAAATCCTCCTCGTGCGAAAGACTCCTTGGGAGACATGGGGTAGGTTAGCTTATAAAGTGGCGAGGAGGCGCTTGCGCTTGTTTGAGAACCAAAAGGTTCTGCTAATAGTTATATCGCTCTCCCCACAATTTGCGCAGTTTTTCGCGGGTTTTCTGTTCGGCATCGTTAGTGCCGGGGTCATAGATCTGGGCTCCTTTCAGTGCATCTGGCAGAAAATCCTGATCGGCAAAGTTGCCTTCATAGCTGTGGGCGTACTTGTAGTCTTTGCCGTAGCCAATGTTCTTCATGAGCTTGGTGGGCGCGTTGCGCAGGTGCAGCGGTACGGGTAAATCGCCATATTGTTTCACCAGTGCAATAGCCTGACCAATAGCTGTTGTAGCCGAATTACTCTTGGCCGAGTTAGCCAGGTAAATAGCCGTTTGCGACAGGATCAGCTGCGACTCGGGCATACCAATCACCTGTACTGCTTCAAAGCAGCTTTGTGCCAGCAGCAGGGCATTGGGGTTAGCATTGCCAATATCTTCTGACGCCAGGATGAGCATGCGGCGGGCAATAAACAGCGGGTCTTCTCCCCCAACAATCATTCGCGCCAGCCAGTAAACGGCCCCGTTAGGGTCGCTGCCGCGCATGGATTTGATAAAGGCCGAAATGATATCATAATGCTGCTCACCCGTTTTGTCATACAGCGCCATGTTTTGCTGCACGTGCTCCAGCACCACCTCGTTGGTTAATACAATAGGATCTGTACTGAAAGCGTTGATCAACAGTTCAAAAATATTGAGCAGCTTGCGGGCATCACCGCCAGAGAGGCGCAGCAGTGCTTCATGCTCTCTGATCTCAATCTTTTTGGTCTTCAGCACCTCGTCTTCGCGCATGGCTTTGTCAAGCAGGTGCAGCAAATCGCTTTCTTCCAGCGATTGAAGGATATAAACCTGGCATCGCGATAGCAAAGCCGAGATGACCTCAAACGATGGGTTCTCTGTTGTGGCACCAATCAGCGTAACAATACCGCGCTCTACGGCGCCCAGCAATGAGTCTTGTTGAGATTTGGAGAACCGATGAATCTCGTCAATAAAAAGAATAGGTAACGAACCTCCCTGTTGTTTCAGCAGCGATGCTTTTTCAATTACCTCGCGCACATCCTTCACGCCCGAGTTAATGGCGCTCAACGCAAAAAACGGTCTGAACAAACTTTGCGAAATAATATACGCCAACGTGGTTTTACCCACCCCCGGCGGCCCCCAGAAAATCATAGAGGGCAACGACCCGCTTTCTATAGCCTTGCGCAATACCGCGCCTGGACCAACAAGATGCTGCTGGCCAGCATAATCGCCCAGTGACCGGGGGCGCATGCGCTCTGCTAATGGCGGAAGGTTATTCATTTTTTATGAGCAGTCTAAAATCCCAAATTTTTTAGTAAAACCAAACAAAATATTTAATCTTTGTGATAACGGGTAAAGGAGGAATAGGTTTAACCGATAATACAGTGGTCTAAACCTCTCCCAGCAACCGCACATTACCTACACACCCCTCCCAGGGGAGGGATAGCAGCTTCAGATGATCTACAAGTTTACTACTGAGACTTTCTCGTCCATTTGCGATGAACTGGCTACGCGCGATGCAGATCTGGCAGCCATCATCCAGGCACACGGTTATCCGCCCATGTGGCGCAGGCCTAATACTTTTGAAACGCTGGTGCACATTATTCTGGAACAGCAGGTGTCGCTGGCCTCGGCATTATCAGCTTTGAATAAACTGCGCGAGCGGATACAGGAAATTACGCCTGCACGGGTGCTGTTATTAACCGACGAGGAAATGAAAGCCTGCTATTTCAGCAGGCAAAAAATGGCATACACTAAATACCTGGCAGAAGCGCTGCTGGGCGGCCATTTAAGACTTGATGAACTGGAACATTTGCCCGACGACGAGATCCGCCAAAAGCTGACTGCCCTTAAAGGCATTGGCAACTGGACGGTAGATGTTTACCTGATGTTTGTACTGCAACGGGCCGACGTTTTCCCCATTGGCGATTTGGCCGCTGTTAACGCATTTAAAAGAGTGAAAGGCTTGCCTAAAGATACCCCGCGTGAAGTATTTTTAACCATGTCGCAACATTGGCAACCTTACCGCACGGTAGCTACCATGTTGCTGTGGCATTATTATTTGTCTACGCCGCGCGGGAAGTAATCGTTCTATTCAATATCTTCAAAAGGAAGGCTGGCAATTTGCTCCAGACTAACAGTTGGCTTATGGTAAGGCTGCTCTGGAAAATCAGGCAATTGCTTGGCTTTACTTTTAGAAAACCCGAGCTTATACAATACGTTTTGTGAGGATGTCATCAACACCATATCATATTCGGTATCATTTTCTGGCAGATAAAACATGGCCTTCTCTCCAGCAATTTCGGGCGTTATCCAGCTATCGCCAATACGGGTGGTGCCCCAGGCGGTTATTTGTGCTGCCCATAGAATATCTGTAGGATATTTTAAAAAGTTTATCGCAAAGCAAAATGCGTCAAAAGAGATATCAAACGGAAAAGTAACAACCTGCTTTTTATCACCAAGATCTGTTAAACGCAGTTTTATGCCGTCATCTTTCAGCTTATATGCTTCAGAAAACTTTTTAGCTGCCAATCGGGCTTTAGCAATATTCTCGCCTTGGATAATAATCAGTTTATCGTTTACAACAGGACCAGACGGCTTTACCGGCGGCGTAATTAAAGACGTGGAATTTTTGGACCCTTTACTAAACCTGATCATATAAATAATGAAAGAGGTGGCCAGTATTAGTATGAGCGGGATAAAGCTGTTGTTCATGTTATTTTTGATAAGGATGCGCTAAACTAACAAATTTTAAAATCAGCCCCGCTGCCGCATCATTTTTTGTATAATAAATTTTTTACCTTAAATTTAAATTCAACACCATCTAAACTATTGATATTTAGCTATATCTTTGCAATCTGATTAATTTAATTAAACTCAGGAGAAAAATTGTATAAGCGATTGTTTTTGTGCCTCATAGTGGCATGCCTTCACCTTACCGCATCGGCTCAGTTTTTCCGTTTCAAAAAACGGCCGGTTTTGCCGCAATTACCCTCGGCTGTGGAGGCGCGTCCGCAACAATTTTTTGTATTTAAACTGCCGCAGGGCAAACTCATGCGCTACCAGGTGCCACGCAGCGATTTTGACCTGGAGGCCAACCAATATGCCGTTATGAAACTGGCACAGCACAATATGCGTTTCCATGTTTATGCCGAGGCCAGTTACAATTTTAATGAACTGGCCAGGCTGTTTGTATTACAGAATCGCCTGTCTGAAGCCAAATGGTACTTTCTACAAAGCAGCCTCATATCGCGACAGCAAAATAATTATCGCCTCACGTTTTCAAACCTCTGTCAGTTAGGCATCCTCAAATCAGAGATTGGCGATTTTGTACTCGGCCAGCAAGACCTGCTTGAAGCTCGTGATATGGCCGCCGCTAAAGGCTGGCTCATCGGTGTTATTGAGGCCGAGCAAAAGCTATCACAAATACGCCAGAAACGCATGGCCTCGCTGCGTTCTGATCTACGTTATGCGGAAACGGCTTCGATTGATTAATATTCATCATTTAACCTATTGTCATTGCGAGGGGGAACGACGAAGCAATCTCGTCGGAGGATAGTCCGGACAAGCAAAGTCGCTATGAATGCGACGAGATTGCTTCGTCACCCTCTGCTTTACCCCTGCCGTTCCTCGCAATGACAAGCTAAATAACTTCTTATCTAATCCCCCTGTAACCACTTTGTAATTTACTTGCTGCCTTGCTTTTAAATAAAAACATATTTTGTATAATTGTTATTCTATGCAGAGACGGCCGTAAAATGCTGTCTCTTTTTATTTACATTGGCAAAACGGAAAAGCAAATAATAAAGGCGCAAGTTTGATGTTAGATATTAACCCCGATTTAAAGACAACCAAGGATATGTTTAAGAAACTGTATGTGATACTGATACTCGGCTCTGCGCTGGCATGCAAAGCCGCTCCGGCTAAGATGATAAGTGTGCCCGGCTCTAACGATGTTCAGCCTGATGAGCAGCAGTCTGTAGTGTGCCGTACCATTACCTCGTTTATTTCCAGCTATAACTATAAAAAGGTAGAACTGAACGACTCGATATCATCCCTGATATTTGACCGCTACCTGAAAGCGCTTGACGAGAACCACAATTACCTGCTGGCATCAGACGTAAAGGATTTTGAAAAATACCGCACCGTGCTGGATGACGATCTGAAAAGCGGCAACCTGAACGATGCTTTTTACATTTTTAACGTTTACCAGAAACGCTATAACGAGCATGTAAAATACTCGCTGGCGCAGATTGACAAACCGTTTGACTACAACCAGAACGAAACTTTTACCTACGACCGTGATAACCTGCCATGGATAGCCAGCCAGGCTGATATGGACAAGTTGTGGACGCAGCGTGTAAAATACGATCTGCTGAACCTGAAGATGGCTAGTGCAGATATGGCCAAGAACAAAGAAACCCTGCGCAAACGTTATGAGAACCTGCTATCGCAGTCAAACAAACTGTCAAACCAGGATGTGTTCCAGCTGTTCATGGATGCGTTTACCAATAGCATAGATCCGCACACCAATTACTTTAACCCGTCAAACGCGGCCAACTTTAACATTGATATGTCGCGCTCGCTGGAGGGTATTGGTGCAAGTCTGAATACAGAGAACGAGTACGTTACCATTAAAAGCGTAGTACCGGGCGGCCCTGCCGATAAGAGCAAACAGATTAGCATTGATGACCGCATTATTGGTGTTGCCCAGGGTGCAGACGGCGAGTTTACCGAGGTAATTGGCTGGCGCATTGATAATGCTATTGCCCTGATTCGCGGTAAAAAAGGCACCATTGTACGTTTGAAAATTCTGCCAAAAGGTAAATCGGCATCAGACAAACCTAAGATTGTAGAGATGGTGCGCGAAAAAATCATCCTGCAAGATCAGTCGGCCAAGAAAGAGATTCGCACTTATAACAACAATGGCAAACAGGTGAAAATTGGTATCATTTCTATCCCTGCTTTCTATGTTGATTTTAACGCCTACAAAGCCGGCGATGCCAACTACAAAAGCACCACCCGCGATGTACGCCTGATTCTGGACACCCTGAAAAAGAACAACGTTGACGGCGTGGTGATCGATCTGCGCGAAAACGGCGGTGGCTCGCTGATGGAAGCTATTGAGCTGGCTGGCCTGTTTATTAAAGAAGGCCCCGTAGTACAGGTGCGCGATACCCAGAATAAAATTGAAGTTGACCAGGATGAAGATCCATCTATCTCCTGGACCGGCCCAATGGCCGTGCTGGTAGATCGTTTCAGCGCTTCGGCATCAGAAATTTTCTCAGGCGCTATCCAGGATTACGGTCGCGGTTTGATCATCGGTACCCAAACTTATGGTAAAGGCACCGTGCAAAGCCCAATCGATCTGGATAAGGTAATCAGCCCGTCGGTTAAAAATCTGCTGGCTAGTTTGGCCGGTAAAAACACCAAATCAGCCGCGGTGGGTAATGGCAGCCAGAGCCAGTTCGGCCAGCTGAACCTGACTATCGCCAAGTTCTATCGCATCAGCGGTAACGCTACGCAGCATAAAGGCGTAACGCCTGATATCAAATTCCCGTCTGTGATACCGATGGATAAATATGGCGAGGATACCGAATCATCTGCACTGCCTTTTGATATGATTAACAAAAGCGATTACAGCACCGTAGGCAGCTTTAGCAATGTGTTGCCGCAGCTAAACAAACTGCATGACCAGCGCATGGCTACCAACCCTAACTACAAATATCTGCTGGATGATATTGCCGACTTTAAGAAACGTGACGCCGAGAAGAGTGTTACGTTGAACGAGCAATCGCTGAAACAACAACGCGATGCCGATGAGGCCCGCACTTTTGACCGGAACAACAAACGTCGTGTAGCGATGGGCCTTCAACCACTCAAAAAAGGCGAGACTGCTAAACCAGCTGCCGTTGCCAAGAAAGAAGCTGACGACCTGGACTTCCTGAAAATTGAGGCCGGTCAGATTCTGACAGACTATATTGGCATGGACAACAAGGTAACCAACGTTCCGGCACCAAAACAATAAAAAAGAAGCTTTATATTAAAGCCCCTGCGGATTACCGCAGGGGCTTTTTTGTTGCTCTGGCCGGCAGAAAACACTGCTAAAAAATCCTCAGCGTAAGCAGGGTAATATCGTCAATAGGCTTGCCCCTGATCACCAGGTTCATATGATCCATCAGGAGCTGGTTAAAACGGTCTGGCTGCTGCTCGCCATTGTTGATTGTAAACTCTATCAACTTGTCTTCGTTCCACTGTTTGGTTTGATCTACCTCGTAATCCATCAATCCGTCGGTGTAATTGATAATGAGCGATCCTGGCTCTACATCAATCTCGCCCTGGTTAAGAAACGGCAGATTTTCAAACGCACCAATCATCGTAGTTCCCAATTTTAATGGCACCGCTTCGCCATTGGCATAAAGGATAGATGGGTTGTGTCCGCAATTAATATAGTTGAGCTTGCGTGTATGCTGATTGTATTTGGCCAGAAAAAGGGTGATAAATTTCTCGCCGCGTGTGTTGCTTACCACAATATGATTAAGCCGGTCTACAATGCTGGTCAAATCATCTTCTACCGTGGCCCAGGCGCGCAGGCTGGCCTGAAAGTTGGCCATCAGCAGCGCAGCCGAAATGCCTTTGCCAGACACATCGGCAATGCACCAAAGCAGCTCCTGGTCGTTCAGGCGGATGAAATCAAAATAATCGCCGCCGATGTCTTGATGGGGCAGGTATTTGGCGCCAATTTCTACCGCGGCATCTTTATGCAGCTTGCCGGGGATCAGCATGTTTTGCACCTCTACTGCCAGCTCCATTTCGCGCTGCATACGCTCGGTTTCTAAACGCTGGCGAAATAGTTTTTTGTTTTGCAGCGCCACCACAATGGTATTGACCAACGTTTGTACAAACTGCAGGTCGTTATCTACCATTTCATCGTCAGACTCAAAATCACCAATCAGGATGTAGGCCAGCGGCTTATTTTTAGTATAGATGGGGATAAAGAAATCGTAGCTGCTTAATAAGAAATTCCGGCTGTGGATTAGTGCGAACGGCTCCCTTATTTTCTTTAATGTATTACAGGCTCTAAGCAGTACCGGCAGCGTTTCAAACTGTCCGCCGTATTTAGACAGGCAGATAAAGCTATCATCTTTCTCTACCAGCAGCCGCATACGGCCAATGCGCAGCAGGTTTTTAAAAATAGCCTCCAGCATCTGGATGATAACAGGCGTGGCCGAGTTACGGTTAATAGCACGCGTAATCTCCAACAATGAGTTCAACTCAGACTGCCTCTTGAGCAGTAATCGTATTAATTCGTCTTCTCCCTGGTTATTTGTTTGCTGCATGTAGCGTAGAGGGCTTCACTAAATTATAAAATTAAATTAACAATAAAACCCCGGAAACATTATCTGCACAATGTTTAGCGTTAATTTAATGCGCTTTATTAATAAAGCAAAGACCTGTTGTCATGGAGTGGCAGATACCCATACTTCGCCGTCCTCAAAAACCTCTTTCTTCCAGATAGGAACGGTTTGTTTCAGCGTATCAATCAAAAAACGGCAAGCCTCAAAAGCAGCATCGCGATGGGCTGCCGCTACGGCAATAATCACCGGCACTTCGCCTACCTCTAGCGTGCCCACCCGGTGGTGGATAGCAATACGTTGCACCGGCCATTGCTGCAGAGCGCGGTCGGCCAGTCTTTTCATCTCGCTCAGGGCCATGGGCTCGTAGGCTTCAAACTCCAGACGTAGCACAGGGCGGCCCTTGGTAGCATTGCGTACGGTGCCAATAAAAACATCAATCCCACCACAATCTGGCGCCATTACATGCGCAATGCAGGCGTTGATATCTAAAGGCTGGTGGGTTAAAATAATGCTGGTTTCCATATCAGATCAACCTCCGCTTACTGGTGGAATAATGGCTATCTCATCAGTAGCGCTCAACAGCAGTTCATCATCGGCATACTCATTGTTTACCGCTAACAGGTAGGAGGCGAGTTGTTTCAATCGCGGATACTTTTGTTCCAACGCTGTTTTCAGGCTGGTGGCCGTTGCTCCTTCGGGTAATTCCAGTTTAATGGAGCTACCGCCAAAAATATCTTTGGCAATGCCGAACGCTAAGATGTTTACTAACATAACTATGCAAATATACCAAGTCTGGGGCAAGTTGAACAACACGCAGCCAAACGGCAAGCATTGGGAAGGGTTGCACCGTAAAATCTTAGTTGCATTTAACAGACTATAATACATCATTTTAACAAGCCCTTGCAAAATTGTACCTTGTTGGTTCATGAAGAAACTACTAACCAACCTTACCTTCCAGGTGCTTGTGGCTATTGCGCTGGGCATTATTGTGGGCTATTACTTTAAAAGCTTCGGCCCAACCGCCGACTTGATCAGCAAGAAGTTTATAGACCTGATTACCATGCTCATCGCTCCCATCATCTTCCTTACCATTGTGCTGGGCATTGCAGGCATGAGCGATATGAAAAAGGTGGGCCGCGTTGGCGGCAAGGCGCTGTTATATTTTGAGGTGGTCACTTCTTTTGCGCTGATAATAGGCATTGTGGTAGCCAACATACTCCGCCCCGGCGATGGCGTTAGTGCACACGGGCACGTTGATGAAGCCAAGCTGGCCACCTACCAGAAAGCCGCCGGCGAGATGAAGTGGGGCGAGTTTTTTGCGCACATCATCCCCAATAACGTTTTTGATGCTTTTACCCGCGGCGATATTTTGCAGGTATTATTTTTTGCTATCCTCTTCGGCTTTGGGCTGAGCAAGATGGGAAGCGTAGGCCAATCACTCATTGGCACATTTGATAAATTATTAAAGGTCTTCTTTAATATTATGAAGGTGGTGATGCGTCTGGCCCCTATTGGGGCTTTTGCGGGGATGGCTTTTACCATCAGCAAATATGGCGTGCAGACGTTGAAACCAATGGCCAAAATGATGGGCTCGGTTTATCTGACCATGTTCTTGTTTGTTTTTGTGGTGCTCAACATCATCTGCATGATCTGGAAGTTTAGCCTGTGGAAATACCTCAAACATATTAAAGAAGAGATCTTGATTGTACTGGGTACCTCATCTTCAGAATCGGCACTGCCGGCCATGATGGAGAAGATGGAAAAGTTTGGTTGCTCCAAATCGGTTGTCGGGTTGGTGATCCCTACGGGTTATTCTTTTAACCTGGATGGTACCACCATTTATCTGTCTATGGCGGTTATCTTTCTTTCGCAGGTGTTTCATGTGCCGCTTTCGCTGGGTCAGCAGCTGACTATTATTGGCATTATGATGTTGACCTCCAAAGGCGCCGCTGCGGTGACCGGCGGTGGGTTCATTGTGCTTACATCAACCTTAACGGCCATGAAGATCATCCCCATAGAGGGCGTGGCGATACTATTCGGTATAGACCGTTTTATGTCTGAGGCACGGGCCATCACCAATGTGATAGGGAATGGTATTGCTACCATTGTGATTGCTAAGAGTGAGGGTGAGTTTGTGGAGCCGGGTTAGAAAGGTTATATTGTAAAAAACAAGCATCATGAAAAAAATCTTTATCTTATCATGTGCGCTTTTATTGTTGGGCGTTTCGTCTTGTAAAAAGAACGATAAAACAACAACTACTACAAACATCGCCGTAACGGTAAAATCCGGGGTTACCCAAACTGCTTCCAGCGGGGCTACTGTTAATTTATATGTTAGTGCAACGGCGGCCACCGCGGGCAGTGCACCAGATTACAACGCCACAGCAGACCAAACGGGCAAAGCTACTTTTAGTAATGTAAATGCGGGGACTTATTATGTGGTTGCTGTTAATGGTGCCGCCAAAAATTATTACAGTGGCCTTATCCCTATTGGTTATACAAATGGTGCCGTTGTTTATCAAGACACTAACGGAGACGGGAAAATTGATGCAAACGACAAGGTAACTGCGCCTTCTGTAACTGTTGCCAGTGGTGCAACAAGCGCTTTTACTGCCGTTATTTACTAAAAAGAGGCGTGCCCTATGATTAAACGCTTTCGATTATTATAAAAAAGGCCGATGTTCATCACACCGGCCTTTTGAATTTCTATTTTTGACTTTTTAATTAGTAACGGTAGTACTCCGGTTTAAACGGACCTTCTACTGGTACACCAATGTAATCAGCCTGATCCTGATCAAGCACTTCCAGTTCTACACCAATTTTGGCCAGGTGCAGACGGGCAACTTTCTCATCCAGGTGTTTTGGCAGAGTGTAAACTTTGTTCTCGTACGCGCCGCCGTTGGTCCACAGTTCCAGCTGAGCCAGGGTTTGGTTGGTGAACGAGTTTGACATTACAAAGCTTGGGTGACCGGTAGCACAGCCCAGATTTACCAGGCGGCCTTCTGCCAATACGATTACGTCTTTACCGTCAACGTTATATTTATCAACCTGTGGTTTAATCTCAATTTTGGTGTTGCCATAAGCGCCGTTTAACCAAGCCATGTCAATCTCGTTATCAAAGTGACCGATGTTACAAACAATGGCTTTATCTTTCAACGCACGGAAATGCGCTTCGCGAACGATGTTTTTGTTACCGGTAGCAGTTACTACAATATCAGCCTCGGCAATAGCGGTAGAAAGTTTTTTCACTTCATAACCTTCCATAGCAGCCTGCAGGGCACAGATCGGGTCAATCTCGGTAACGATAACGCGTACACCGGCATTGCGCAGTGAATCTGCAGAGCCTTTGCCCACATCGCCATAACCGCAAACAACACCAACTTTACCAGCCATCATCACGTCGGTAGCGCGACGGATCGCGTCAACCAATGATTCGCGGCAACCGTATTTGTTATCAAATTTAGATTTGGTAACCGAATCGTTAATGTTAATAGCAGGGATAGGCAGCGTACCGTTTTTAACACGCTCATACAGTCGGTGTACACCGGTAGTGGTTTCTTCAGAAAGACCTTTAATGCCGGCAACCAGCTCAGGGTATTTGTCTAATACCATGTTGGTTAAATCGCCGCCATCGTCAAGAATCATGTTTAATGGCTGGCGATCTTCGCCAAAGAACAGGGTTTGCTCAATGCACCAGTCAAACTCTTCGGCGTTCATACCTTTCCAGGCGTAAACAGAAATACCAGCAGCGGCAATAGCAGCAGCAGCATGATCTTGAGTAGAGAAGATGTTACAAGAAGACCAGGTAACTTCAGCACCCAGCGCAATCAGGGTTTCAATTAACACGGCGGTTTGGATGGTCATGTGCAGACAGCCTGCAATGCGTGCACCAGCCAATGGTTTTGACGGACCGTATTCGGCGCGCAGCGACATCAGGCCCGGCATTTCGGCTTCGGCCAGTTCAATCTCTTTGCGGCCCCAATCAGCCAGCGAAAAATCTTTTACCTTGTATTTGGTGTAAGTGGTTTCTACTGAAGACATAATTTCTTGATTTTGACGCAAAATTACGCAATAGGTTTATGAAAATGAAATTGTGCCCATTGGCAGTGATTGGCGATTAGCCGATTAAGGATTGGGGTTTTGAAGTGAGGCTCTGGAATAAAAAATAAATGGCGGCAACTTAGCATGTGGGGTGCCGAAACAAGTTCGGCATGACGTGAAAGACATAGAAATCTTGTTAATCCTTAAAATCTAATAAATCCCGGTTCAGACAATTTCCTTACTTTTACCCACTTATGCAAGGACTCGTAACCAAATCAACCGGAAGCTGGTATCAGGTGCAAACGCCTGATGGCAAACGCTATGAGGCACGCATTAAAGGTAAGTTTCGCATTAAGGGC
This region of Mucilaginibacter yixingensis genomic DNA includes:
- a CDS encoding carboxy terminal-processing peptidase; protein product: MFKKLYVILILGSALACKAAPAKMISVPGSNDVQPDEQQSVVCRTITSFISSYNYKKVELNDSISSLIFDRYLKALDENHNYLLASDVKDFEKYRTVLDDDLKSGNLNDAFYIFNVYQKRYNEHVKYSLAQIDKPFDYNQNETFTYDRDNLPWIASQADMDKLWTQRVKYDLLNLKMASADMAKNKETLRKRYENLLSQSNKLSNQDVFQLFMDAFTNSIDPHTNYFNPSNAANFNIDMSRSLEGIGASLNTENEYVTIKSVVPGGPADKSKQISIDDRIIGVAQGADGEFTEVIGWRIDNAIALIRGKKGTIVRLKILPKGKSASDKPKIVEMVREKIILQDQSAKKEIRTYNNNGKQVKIGIISIPAFYVDFNAYKAGDANYKSTTRDVRLILDTLKKNNVDGVVIDLRENGGGSLMEAIELAGLFIKEGPVVQVRDTQNKIEVDQDEDPSISWTGPMAVLVDRFSASASEIFSGAIQDYGRGLIIGTQTYGKGTVQSPIDLDKVISPSVKNLLASLAGKNTKSAAVGNGSQSQFGQLNLTIAKFYRISGNATQHKGVTPDIKFPSVIPMDKYGEDTESSALPFDMINKSDYSTVGSFSNVLPQLNKLHDQRMATNPNYKYLLDDIADFKKRDAEKSVTLNEQSLKQQRDADEARTFDRNNKRRVAMGLQPLKKGETAKPAAVAKKEADDLDFLKIEAGQILTDYIGMDNKVTNVPAPKQ
- a CDS encoding replication-associated recombination protein A, with the translated sequence MNNLPPLAERMRPRSLGDYAGQQHLVGPGAVLRKAIESGSLPSMIFWGPPGVGKTTLAYIISQSLFRPFFALSAINSGVKDVREVIEKASLLKQQGGSLPILFIDEIHRFSKSQQDSLLGAVERGIVTLIGATTENPSFEVISALLSRCQVYILQSLEESDLLHLLDKAMREDEVLKTKKIEIREHEALLRLSGGDARKLLNIFELLINAFSTDPIVLTNEVVLEHVQQNMALYDKTGEQHYDIISAFIKSMRGSDPNGAVYWLARMIVGGEDPLFIARRMLILASEDIGNANPNALLLAQSCFEAVQVIGMPESQLILSQTAIYLANSAKSNSATTAIGQAIALVKQYGDLPVPLHLRNAPTKLMKNIGYGKDYKYAHSYEGNFADQDFLPDALKGAQIYDPGTNDAEQKTREKLRKLWGERYNY
- a CDS encoding DNA-3-methyladenine glycosylase, translated to MIYKFTTETFSSICDELATRDADLAAIIQAHGYPPMWRRPNTFETLVHIILEQQVSLASALSALNKLRERIQEITPARVLLLTDEEMKACYFSRQKMAYTKYLAEALLGGHLRLDELEHLPDDEIRQKLTALKGIGNWTVDVYLMFVLQRADVFPIGDLAAVNAFKRVKGLPKDTPREVFLTMSQHWQPYRTVATMLLWHYYLSTPRGK
- the nagB gene encoding glucosamine-6-phosphate deaminase, whose protein sequence is MARLNLLEETRYEKLAVTVYPNQKEAVAKVAQRIAGVIRNKQQNNQNAVLGLATGVTPIGVYNELIRLHKEEGLSFQNVITFNLDEYYPMQPGAAQSYVRFMNEQLFDHIDINRNNIHIPDGTLSLDAIPAFCLDYEKKITAAGGLDLQILGIGRTGHIGFNEPGSAPNSGTRLVTLDDLTRSDAARDFGGKENVPTKAITMGIGTIFKAREIILMAWSKKKAPIIKKAVEGEISGEVPATYLQLSDHVEFVLDEDAASLLTRFDTPWLVKDCVWTNQLKKKAVIWLALEVGKPILKLTEDDYNNNGMAQLAVEQGPVYNINIDIFNRIQHTITGWPGGKPNADDSQRPERREPARKRSVIFSPHPDDDVISMGGTFIRLVDQGHEVHVAYQTSGNTAVWDDDVLRYVEFAIDFNQSIGEDTTQLKKLYGNMRDFLEKKHPNELDTKEILTVKGFIRKTEAISGARYAGLPDSHIHFMALPFYETGKTQKNPVTAEDVRLTIELLQQVKPHQIFAAGDFADPHGTHIVCFNIILAALRELKKTEAWVEDCWLWLYRGAWQEFDTYEIEMAVPLSPQEVVRKRNAIFKHQSQKDRPVFPGDDAREFWKRAEDRNRETAQRYDQLGMAEYEAMEAFVRYQF